Proteins encoded in a region of the Salminus brasiliensis chromosome 2, fSalBra1.hap2, whole genome shotgun sequence genome:
- the deaf1 gene encoding deformed epidermal autoregulatory factor 1 homolog: MDESDPAAKQLGSAEAVGKEGAESETESEAEVPTMTVMGEAANIDIAESLPNPDDAETAFAEVTTVTVGGVQTADDSVFSTSVATAASIPEHVLTGRTTLQIGDSLSTQKATLIVVHTDGSIVDATGLKAAAAPMTPGPQTPSTPLTPSHEKDVSKYNWDPSVYENELPVRCRNTSGILYKNRLGSGGKGHCIKHNNNWYTPTEFEGLAGRASSKDWKRSIRYAGRPLQCLIQERILNPHAASCTCAACCDDLTMSKEGSFGGDNISMTGPVRLFVPYKRRKKENERSSSPEKKEAPPPKNITLAPGATFTVTPSGQLTTSGTLTFDRTATGDTTAIISDSPAPSDVFSSTAVLTTLPALAVVPQQTVVQAKAPPAAGVVNGLEMSEQRTWLYLEETANTLLSTVQQLKSLIAQAKQASQANQQSNSGLEKSCCSRKDSFPSQLSLTDDPEGKITEIIIKHTCVNCGREASNECAGCHKVHYCSSFCQKKDWKEHQHSCSQPSVGVGIHDEAHIASVEVEKVKP; the protein is encoded by the exons ATGGACGAGAGCGACCCGGCGGCGAAGCAGCTCGGCTCAGCCGAAGCGGTTGGGAAGGAGGGGGCGGAATCGGAGACTGAATCGGAGGCCGAAGTGCCCACGATGACTGTGATGGGGGAAGCGGCAAACATCGACATAGCCGAGTCCCTGCCGAACCCGGACGACGCCGAAACGGCGTTTGCAG AGGTGACCACAGTCACTGTCGGTGGTGTCCAGACTGCAGATGACAGTGTTTTCTCCACGTCTGTCGCCACAGCAGCGTCCATCCCTGAGCATGTGCTT ACGGGTCGGACGACTCTGCAGATTGGGGACAGTCTTAGCACGCAGAAGGCCACTCTGATTGTTGTGCACACTGATGGGAGTATAGTGGACGCCACAGGCCTGAAAGCCGCCGCTGCGCCCATGACTCCAG GCCCTCAGACTCCTTCTACCCCATTGACTCCGAGCCATGAGAAAGATGTGTCAAAGTATAACTGGGATCCATCTGTGTATGAGAACGAACTGCCAGTGCGCTGCAGGAACACCAGTGGTATTCTCTACAAAAACAGACTGGGTTCAG GGGGAAAAGGGCACTGCatcaaacacaacaacaactgGTACACTCCCACAGAGTTTGAAGGGCTGGCTGGAAGAGCCAGCAGTAAGGACTGGAAGAGGAGCATTCGTTATGCAGGACGACCTCTGCAGTGCCTTATACAG gagCGCATCCTCAACCCACACGCTGCCTCCTGTACCTGTGCAGCCTGCTGTGATGACCTAACTATG AGCAAGGAAGGATCCTTTGGGGGAGACAACATATCTATG ACTGGCCCTGTGCGACTCTTTGTCCCCTACAAGAGACGGAAAAAAGAGAATGAGCGTTCGAGCTCACCAGAGAAGAAGGAGGCGCCGCCACCCAAGAACATCACTCTAGCACCCGGAGCCACCT TCACAGTGACCCCATCAGGTCAGCTCACCACCTCAGGTACACTGACCTTTGACCGCACAGCAACGGGAGACACGACGGCCATCATCTCCGACAGCCCTGCCCCTTCAGATGTCTTCAGCAGTACAGCAG TTTTGACCACACTGCCCGCTCTGGCTGTGGTCCCTCAGCAGACCGTGGTGCAGGCTAAAGCTCCCCCTGCAGCCGGAGTGGTCAACGGGCTGGAGATGAGCGAACAACGCACCTGGCTCTACCTAGAGGAGACGGCGAACACACTGCTCAGCACCGTCCAGCAGCTCAAATCCCTTATCGCCCAGGCTAAACAAGCCAGTCAGGCCAACCAGCAGTCGAACAGCGGCCTGGAGAAAAGCTGCTGCAGCAGGAAGGAT TCTTTTCCCAGCCAGCTGTCACTTACTGATGACCCAGAGGGGAAGATTACAGAAATTATCATCAAG CATACCTGTGTAAACTGTGGACGTGAAGCTTCAAATGAATGTGCAGGCTGCCATAAAGTCCACTACTGTTCAAGCTTTTGCCAAAAAAAG gactggaaggAACACCAGCACAGCTGCTCTCAGCCCAGTGTTGGTGTGGGAATACACGATGAAGCTCATATAGCCAGTGTGGAGGTAGAGAAAGTTaagccttaa
- the pgghg gene encoding protein-glucosylgalactosylhydroxylysine glucosidase: MTSNPIDPYIFSTDTLPSDPRFLPPLANGRLGWRVFWTVMHMGGVYNGEKGACHRADIPCPLAVKMRTEEEGNHTYTLDTHTGIFTHSVLTSRVQASQLFYAHRQYPNLLVMEVFLKRQRTTEEPITVMLDSSFSPYSDDITFQDAPDYKGGRHIFGQTISAEVPGGPRSSVHLIWTPLATSVTLLPDQSQSRWGFVLAIAESSESVQACFDTGMELFEHGDLQTSHLRAWAELWLDSRVELAGPESLSRAVIGCMFYLLSAFPSLKEEPSPFGGISPGGLSNGGQGQDYWGHVFWDQDTWMYPSVALFYPKLAKAVLDYRVRTIEGAKANAQQQGYKGLKFPWESAVSGQEVCPDDIYGQQEIHINGDVTLAFQQYLHLTQDLELFKAGRGSEVVWGVADYWVSRVTWNPEDQSYHIKGVMPPDEYYYNVDNSVYTNSVAKNSLQFAVELATLLQHPAPSAWQEVADKIKIPFDSDLKYHPEFDGYRKGSPVKQADAVLIGYPLGVSMSPEVRRNDLEGYAAVTDPNGPAMTWGMFAVGWLELGEAEKAQKLLEKCFKNIQGPFQVWSESSDGSGAVNFLTGMGGFLQAMLFGYTGIRIQKDCLCFAPLIPDDVAVLSVKGVSYLGNKLDWLVEKQEVSVVVRKQAEGSGSEELCPLEIVLKSSGNRIPLVPGQRVTFPRQAGKIHKQQSSSYCWPL, encoded by the exons ATGACATCCAACCCTATTGACCCCTATATCTTCTCCACTGACACACTTCCCTCTGACCCCCGGTTCCTGCCTCCGCTGGCCAACGGACGGCTGGGCTGGAGAGTGTTTTGGACGGTTATGCATATGGGTGGAGTTTATAACGGAGAGAAAGGAGCCTGTCACCGCGCTGATATACCATGTCCATTGGCCGTCAAGATGAGGACAGAGGAGGAGGGaaatcacacatacactctggacacacacacag GTATATTCACTCACTCTGTCCTTACCTCTCGTGTGCAGGCGTCTCAGCTGTTTTACGCACACCGGCAGTACCCCAACCTGCTAGTCATGGAGGTGTTCTTGAAGCGCCAGAGGACTACTGAGGAGCCCATCACAGTGATGCTTGACAGTTCCTTCTCGCCATACAGTGATGATATCACTTTCCAAGATGCTCCTGACTACAAAGGAGGGAG GCATATCTTTGGGCAGACTATTTCTGCAGAGGTCCCTGGAGGTCCTCGTTCCAGTGTGCACCTGATCTGGACCCCACTGGCCACCTCTGTAACTCTTCTGCCTGATCAGAGTCAGTCTCGCTGGGGCTTCGTCCTAGCCATTGCAGAGAGCAGTGAgagcgtccaggcttgtttCGACACTGGCATGGAGCTCTTTGAACATGGTGATCTGCAGACCTCCCATCTAAGGGCCTGGGCAGAACTGTGGCTGGACAGCAGGGTGGAGCTGGCGGGACCAGAATCCCTCAGtcgagctgtgattggctgcatGTTCTACCTCCTCAGTGCCTTCCCTTCACTCAAAGAGGAACCCAGCCCGTTTGGGGGCATCAGTCCTGGAGGACTGTCCAATGGGGGGCAGGGGCAGGACTACTGGGGACATGTGTTCTGGGATCAG GACACGTGGATGTATCCTAGCGTTGCACTTTTTTACCCTAAACTGGCCAAAGCTGTTCTGGACTACAGAGTGCGGACAATAGAAGGTGCTAAAGCCAATGCCCAACAGCAAGGATATAAG GGCTTGAAGTTTCCATGGGAGAGTGCTGTATCAGGTCAGGAGGTGTGTCCAGACGACATTTATGGACAGCAGGAGATCCATATTAATGGAGATGTAACCCTCGCCTTCCAGCAATACCTGCACCTCACTCAG GACCTTGAGCTGTTTAAAGCGGGCCGTGGAAGTGAAGTGGTGTGGGGCGTGGCTGATTACTGGGTGTCTCGAGTCACCTGGAACCCCGAAGACCAGAGCTACCATATCAAAG GAGTGATGCCTCCTGATGAATACTACTACAATGTTGACAACTCTGTGTACACAAACAGTGTGGCCAAGAACAG tctgcaGTTTGCTGTGGAGTTGGCTACCCTGCTGCAGCATCCTGCACCCTCAGCATGGCAGGAGGTGGCTGATAAAATCAAAATCCCTTTTGACTCAGATCTGAAATATCATCCGGAATTTGATGGTTACAGAAAGG GAAGTCCAGTAAAGCAAGCGGATGCCGTGTTGATAGGTTATCCGCTGGGTGTCTCAATGAGCCCAGAGGTCAGACGGAATGATCTGGAAGGCTACGCCGCTGTCACTGACCCAAATGGCCCCGCTATGACATGG GGGATGTTTGCAGTGGGTTGGTTGGAGCTCGGTGAAGCTGAGAAAGCACAGAAGCTTCTAGAGAAGTGCTTCAAAAACATCCAGGGACCCTTCCAG GTATGGAGTGAGTCATCTGATGGCTCTGGAGCGGTCAATTTCCTCACTGGCATGGGTGGATTTTTGCAGGCTATGCTGTTTGGGTACACTGGCATCAG GATACAGAAGGACTGTCTGTGTTTTGCCCCTCTGATACCTGATGACGTAGCTGTGCTCAGTGTGAAAGGTGTGAGCTACCTCGGTAATAAGCTGGACTGGCTGGTGGAGAAACAGGAAGTCAGTGTTGTAGTGAGGAAGCAGGCAGAGGGTTCTGGCAGTGAGGAGTTGTGTCCTCTAGAGATTGTCCTGAAAAGCTCTGGAAACAGAATACCCCTTGTACCAG GCCAGAGGGTGACCTTTCCAAGGCAAGCTGGCAAGATCCATAAACAACAGTCTAGCTCATACTGCTGGCCTCTCTGA